In the Brachionichthys hirsutus isolate HB-005 chromosome 13, CSIRO-AGI_Bhir_v1, whole genome shotgun sequence genome, AGACTTCTGCTGGATTTGAGGTAGGTTTTCGTTCACTATCTGAGAGGTATCATTGCGGATCTAGAGGAATGACACAAAGTTATGCAGGAAACACGCTGAAAACAAAACGCGGTAACGTCTGATTGGGCTAACGTAGCTTACCATGTCCAACATTCCAACAAACTCATCGACTCTGGTCAGCATTTCTTCCAAGCTTTTCTCCAGACATAGGATCTAGAGAAGAcaccaataaaagtgaagtCAGTGCTGCATCGATTGTACTTGCGTTTATGGACCGTTCAGATTAAGTCCTATACGCCGTTTATAGCTGAAATCATGATACTATCGTAGCCTCTGCCTTCATGATGCAGCCAGCGAGCTCAGCTACTTCGACAGTGTCCAGAGGAGCAACAGCAATCCGGCCAGGCAAAAACTCCATCAGCGGTTATTGACTCGTCCTTTACCCGAACATCTCGCCATTAATCACGTGACGGTGCAGCAACTTCTGATTGGCTCGGTTTACGAACCAGAACACAAGGCGCGTGAGCTCTCGTCACACGGTTGGTAATGAACGTCATGGAACCGGAATGAACTAAATTAAAAGCCCTTTCAGCCATCGTCTGTTAGCCTCTAGGCCGCTGAGAGAAGAAATGGCCATTGTTGAAAGTGAACAGCACACGCCGTCGTGTTGTTGCCATGGCGGCACCATCCAGAGAGGTTGTGCCAGTtcatgaggaagaggattacGGCTGCAAACAAGGCTGACGGGCAGCCACACCAAACTGCTGGTTGCGTATAAATACTGTGTACGTATTCCACTTTGTTTTGAGTACTGCGTTTGCAGGTTTTGCTCCTGTTCTGACGACTAATAAAAGTGAATAAAGTAACTaaacttattttatttacaccctAAGCAACCTACACACGTACAACCGCACAAATAGTTGCGTATTTTGAGACCCCGTTAGCTTTGGTCGCTCGTTTTATAAGCACTGCTAACAACACTTCCACCAGGCTACAGGCTAACTAGCTGACCGGGGGGGGCGTCCCGCTAGTCGAAGGCGTCGCCACAGACCTCCTCTCCCGCGGTGGCCCTGATGTAGGAGGAGTAGGCGACGGCGGCGCGTCTCAGAACCTCGTCGTCCTGCTCTGCGTTGTGCCGTTCGGACGTCCCGGGCTGTGCTGCTTCGTTCCGGCCGGGGCTCTGCGGGAGACCGCTAGCCGCCGCTCCGAAGCTAGCGCTCTGCGACACGGAGCCGCTGCTGAGGAGCTCGCTCACCACCGACACACTGCTCGTACTCTGGGACACGACGCCGCTGTCTCTGCTGATTTCCGCGCTGGACTCCTCCAGGGGCGACAGAAGGCCGACCCTGTCTCCTCGGTGATAGTCCATCCTcggctctttctctctgtcccgCTGCCGTGTTTTTGCCCTGTCAACTGACTGGGTCACGTGACGTGGGGACGACGGTGGCTCGCGAGCGGCAAAATAGTTTCGCTTTCGCAAACTCGTTGCAGCGACGTAGGACACACATTGTGCATAGGCGTTGTTTACGCCtgcgtattttttttttaggcgattacatttctttttcagatataaaataaaaataaaaagctgcattAAGCAATGAAGTTAGAAGTTAACCTAATCACATCTCATTGAAAATTTATTAATTCCTCTTTGACCCAAGATTAATCGATGTGCATCCTTCTATCAGAGTACTGGAAGGTAAAAATAACCACTAAAATGGCATTACATTTGGTGAATTACGCAAAGTCAACTATTTCATGATTAATAAAATACACTTTAATGGCTTtaacatgatttacaactgttcAGCTTTGTGTCTCAACTGAGAGGCCAGGATTCGGAACTTATTTTGTAacttacaaaacaaaactataaTAAACATAGTATGATCATATTCATATATAGGTAAtgagacacattttaaaatatttccaagaaagtaaaaaaaaaggatgatgaAAGAATGAGACAAGTATCTCATCTATAAAACAATGGATGGAGGGATATCTGTGCTTTAGATGCATCCTGAGGCATAAACTTACTCTAAAAAGGAAACATGGTCATTTGTCCGATTATAGGTTTACCAATCCAAATATAAACGTATGATAATTTATCTTTAGAATTCGAAACTATTATGGTTAATGATTCAAAAATGCTAAACTTGTTGCTATGATACGACTACCGTCCTTATTGTAATTCCATGTGGCGCCGCGTCATTTCAAGGCCGGCCAGCAGGTGGCAACCAGGATCACTGCATGATGGGTCACATTTCCACACAGAAAATTCCAAATCCAGAATAATAACTGACAAATTAGCAAACGATTACCTTCCGTTTAGAAATTTAGGTCAGCTAATACACCACAACTAGAGAATTAGTGGTGCGGTGTACGGCCAAATCCGATCAGTGAGGATTCAGCGATCCATTAGGTGTTTGAGCAGTGCAGTAGCTCGAGCAGACGCAGCCGACAAACATCCACTAGCAGAGGTGAAAGGAGATTGTTCCAGCCGGAGGACCTCCTGACCCAGGACGCGGCTGCATTCCTGCTACACATCCATGCTGAATTTATCGGCTGTGGTTAACAGCCAGAAGATGAAGATTAATCATATGAAAGGAATTCAAGAGTCCGATAATCCATCTCCACTGTGACGCCTATAACAAATTATTTTGTGATGACATTTGACATCAAAATCATTCCTCCCCACTTCCCTTCATCAACGGCTCCAACGTGGATGGAGTTAACCTGCGAGTCGACATGTCAGCGAGGCTTTACTTAGTTTGCTGTCAATAGTCTTCCTCTGTTCTTAAAGGTTGAACACGAAATTTAGTGCCACCCCCTCCCCATTCATTAGTAGAACTTATCAATTCAGAGACACTACTTCCACGACAACATAGATTTGCTTAATCTTCCAATAACAGTGCAATTATTCGGGGATGTTCAAATGAAAGCAAATCTAAAATATGCAAATTTTAGATGACGCTATTCCGTCCCAGAAATGCAACCTGTAAACCAACCACTTTTCTACTTTCGCAAAAGTGTGAgacttaaattaatttattgaaACAGATACAAGGATTTGATCACAATCATCAATGCATAAAAGGATGCAacaatcaaaaaacaaaaaacaaatttaaaatacGCAGCACTTTTCTGCACGTAAGAAATACAGATTTACCCTTTAAAAACATCCATAAACAACCCCAAGTTGGTCCCGATAGTACGAATGAACATGATCTTAATAAAAGTGGTCACTAACAAAAGCTATTAGGCTGCAGAAACATTCAGAATACAGTGGACTCTCCTAAAAGCAGTTTGTTCGGCTGCGTGTTAAATCTTTCGATGGAAGACTGACAAGttgaaaaacacaagaattatatacatttaattttccATGTTCCCTGGCTCGTAACTTCCCATTTTCAAATCATGTTCCAGCAACAAAACCGAAGTTACAAAATGATCATTcgacaaaaaaacccaaaacactgGCACTCCAGTTTTAGTCTCTGAGCGGTTGGGCTGTTTCTGTCGGAGTCTTTTACGTATTATAGGGTGATGACGGTGCCgtcctcctccacccctccccTGGGCAGGGCCAGACTGTGCCGTGGGTCCGTTTTCATGGAGCTGAGGATTCTGTGCAGGCTGCCGTTGCTGTGGCGGAGGGCGGGGTTGCTGCTGTGGTGCGCCGGCTGCATGTGGGGCGGGCGCTGCTGGGGCTGCTGGGGGTTGTGGTGAAGGTTCAGGTCTCTGTGGAGCTGGTAGCTGAGGTTGCTGTGTTGGTGGTGATGGGACCCGCCGTTGAGGCTTGGATGGGAGTGGAAAGAGGCGGTGGAGACCACCGATAAAGGACGCGTGGGAGGGCTTgggggcgccgccgccgcctgctgGTGAGTGCGAGACACGCTGGATGCCAAGGAAGCGTTGGACCTCTGAGACGGCCGCTTGAGGCTGTTCTCGATGACGATGTCCGTCTCTTCGTCGCTCTCGAGGTCATCTTGGTAACCATGCGCTCCGGAGGGCATTGCTCCGACCGAGGCCACCGACAAGCTCGGGTAGCCGGCTGACCCACTGCTGTCCGACGACTGGCCGGAGCTCCCGGAGATCCTACTGCCGCGGACCACGTTGTTGCGCTGGTTGACCGGTTTGACCGTCACAATCAGGTTGTGGCTGTTGGCGATCATCATATCCGTAACCTGATCCAACGATTTCCCAGACACCTCGATGCCGTTCACTTCCAGCACCTCGTCGTTAACCGCCAGCAGCCCGGTGCTCTCCGCCAACCCTCCAGGGACCAGTCGGGATATGAAGATCCCCGGGACTTTCTCCAGGCCGTGCGGCGTCACCCGCACGCTGGTGCCGTCTCGGATGTAAAAGCCCAGCGGTTTGTCCGAGCCGTGGCGATAAAGACGGACACGGCGGTGAGATTCAGGCAGGATGTCGACATCGATGATGGAGGAGACGGGCCGGAAGTCCTGGGGCATTCCGATCCGGATGTGAGGCCGCTTGCGGTTGACGTCGTTATTACGCAGCGCGACCACGGCCTTCTTCTTCCGAGTTAAAGTGCTGGTGCCGAAATTAGCGTAGTCGACCTCTTCTGCAAAGAAACACAGGGAAAGTGTTGTAAATGACATTTAGACAGAGgttgcatctttttttcttaGATTTTTCCAAATAGTCAAAGTAAGGAATGAAAAagggaaaagtaaaaaaaaacttggcgGCACAGGAAGATTGATGGAAAAGTTCATAACAAAACCTGGAACGAACACTTAAACTCTTCATTCTTTGCATTTAAATCAAACCACACGACCTCGATTCGAAACCTTTTGTTCAAGCTGTACAAAAAAGATACATTTTGGAATGAGCTgctaaatatttacacaaagtttattccgacagaaaaaaaacaaacattgaagCCACAAACAAGAAATGAGTGAAAAACGAaggcaacatttttttttcacaatgaATCCAAACTGCATTAAGAATCCCATGTGAACGTGTCGTCTGGATGAAgactgtctttgtgtggccgtTCATAGAGACTGCTGAGTGTGTAGGGAGCATTCCTGTCTGTGCTGACGGAGGTGATCCGCCCTCATGCTGTCCAGCAGAAGCTGCAAAAAGTTTCCCGGCGTGCATTTCtgcccccagacacacaagcacataCATGAACGGTCCTCCATCCTATCCTGAAACCGTAAAAAGGAGGACTggatccacccccccccccccccgagagagCAACATGTCAAACATGCTCGGGTAAGATACGAGAACGGAAGGACAACTTGGAAATAACGCACCCTGGAGATCAACTTGTTCCTGCGAGCCTGACAGTGTGGGAGAAACGAGTGAATGCGCCACACGGTGAAAACAATGATACATTTATAGCGCTCTAatcctctcttctctggaggACAGGAAATCTGGACCCAGCAAAACCCGCTGCGAAAGGAAGCGAGGGTCGCCAGGTCGGGAGCATCAGCGCCGGCGCTTCCCTCGACCTGCTGAGTCATCCTTGCCTCGCGGTTTGGGACACCTGCTTCATGAAATCATTGTGGGTGAGCGCGCTGAAATAATTGGACACGTCTTCAAAGTCCACCGCTGAGGGAGGGAGTGCCAAAACAAATGTGGAGTCCCCGAGCAGAGCCAAGCAGGCCTCCGGACTCGGAGCAGCGTGTGCATCGGCCATACGGCCGTCTCCTCGACGCTGACTCATCGTTTTAGCGCGTTTAGCTCATTTGAGCGCATCCGCCGGCCCCTCCCGAGGAGAATGTTGACGAAGCAGCATGTTTAACTACAGCTTTCAGGAGTGGCGGTTTCAGGGAAGAACATAGCGTGGAATTCAGCTACGCCGCTGTCTGAAAAATGCACAACACTTGGTAAAGAAATGGtcccatttgtctttttttttaaacttttaccacttaaaaatgtgcatttacTTTAGCATCACTGAACTCAAAGTGCATGGAATTCTTAGTTTTCCGTGTGTGTCGCTGCAGAGGTTCGTTTGATTGGATCCAGATAAGGCATTTGGGCGCAGGGCTGGAAATTCTGCCACAAGTGAAAGTCCGTCTGATGGGAACCACGTTGGAGGAGAAGAGGTGGAGAGTCTGACTCGAGATCTTAAGAACACCTCCTCGCTCTGCTCCCTGACCCCAGTCGGGAACCAAGACCACAACGCAACAACGACGCCTCACAGCTGTTCTTCAAAATCCCATCCAAAGCCCATATTGGTCCAATTTGTTTCCCATGTTATAGGGAATAGCTAAAGATAGCTTGCCTTGAATAATCTGAGGAGCGGTTCTGTGGCTTTTTATGTGGGAActggacataaaaaaaaaggaaaaaaggggAGTTGGTTTGAAATCCGTCCCACTGATGTCCTGAACTGCTCAGCAATTCAAAATAATGATGGCAAATAGAAAGACGCATCGCTCAACCTTTTTGGGCGTAAAGCGACGCCGAAGAATGAAGTCCACATAGTTTCTGAGATGATTGATGAGTGCTTTACAAAATCAATTACAGCCTCATACGTCACAGCCGATCGAGCTGAATACCAAACATCCAGTAATGCCACATAGTTTGTCGGAGAATGCAAACGTGGGCCAAGCAAGTCAGGAGAAAGGTATTTATTTACCAACGCGTACAAATGCAAACACCCTGAAGACACTTCGGAGTTCAGCGGAGAATTTCAACACAATCTTCAAGAGCAGGAAAATAAAGTCAATCAGGATTGAATTTCAAacaaaattctttttttttggttctaaAAAGGGTTTCCGGACATTCAAACGATCTAACAATTCGCTGTGATGGATAAAACCTACTGCTGATCAAATCCAGCagcacaaaatgtgtgtgtgtgtgtcttcaacAAATGTAACCTCGTGATTCAACTAAACCCGACGCCATTGGAGGATAATGCAGGAAAACGTCTCGGCTCTTTATAGGTCAAAATAGGACTTCTCTGAAAAGTTCAATCCCATGAAAATCGCTGATTGCAAAGCCAAATTACgcaattatataaaaaaaaaaaatcacatacaATAGATTTCTAAACTCTGTTGGACGCAAACACTccaaagtacacacacacacaccaaacggGCACGTTCTAGCCGATCACACAAAGGCTATCGTAACAACTCCTGACAAAGCTAATCCCTGCTACACTGAGGCATGATGGGTAAGCCGATGCGAACCTGATGATCAAAAGGCTGTCGGGTCACTGCCAGTCATTCGCAGGCTAAACGGCACCTCAGATTAATGCTACGAGAAAAGCTCGCGGTTTCAGTGAGCTATTACTCAATATTTCCAGCGTTTTATTTAATCTACAAATCAAGGGGCACGCAGAGAGGATGGCGGCAGTTTGCTTTTACCTTTAACTTTATTCAGCTTAAAGTCGGGGAATTCCAAACACAGCAAACGCTGAAGCTAAACGCTGACAGGGATGGAAAAATCATTCATTATCTTAAATAACATTAAACATCTGCAGCATTGAACTTCAGCGAGGGTCAAACGAGACCGCattgtgagtaaaaaaaaaaaaaaaaggggactGGCAGGAATTCAGATCCACGTTTTCCAGCATTGTAAACCAACATTCTGCATGTAGAAACcataaaaaaagtgttttcatcTGGGAATAACTCTGTTGAAACCCTGCGATGCCAGACAACGCCAACGTCTGTGGCTCCAGCCAGCAAAGAAGGTCAGGAGGTCGAAAGCTGACTCAAGAGTGACTCCTGCattctgctggtgtgtgtgtgtgtgcgtgtgtgtgtgagagacacatGAGGTATGTGGTGTTAAATGGGGTTGGAGATACAGCCGAGCAGGTACTGCACAACCTCCCCAGACAGGCAGGGGTTGatttaaacaaagacaaacaacagcTACTTCGGGCTAACCACGCTACCCATTTAAGCCACGTGACCCCATCAATCTTTTTTCACAGCCAAAGAAACCtgggcaaccacaaaaatcaatCCCAAATTTGTGGCTCGTTCTACCGGGGAGGAAAATGAATGGACCGCTTGGAAaccggctagctagctagctagcatgtgTCTGGTTCTGACCTCACGCTGTTCTTGTGCTTACAAAGCAACGAAGGAAGGAAAAACAATCTTTGATCCACTGGAGCCCAGCTCCAGTTAACCAAAGCTGTTAAGAAAACACCCTTTAAAGTCCTCCTGCTCTTCCAGCATAACCTATAAAAGGCAGGAATCCAACGGGCTTTATGAGCGCCCATTAGGGCCGCTCTTGCACACTTGTTCCTGGCAGGTCTTCCACAACCGACTCGAGACAATGGTCAGCAAAGACCGAAGAGGACATGGGAATGAAGTCTCCAGCATTCCGCCGCCAACAACGGCTGGAGCAGCTGACATCATTGGAGCCGTTTATTTTTGTAACcgtgcaaaaaaaaccccaaaacactacgtttttaatgtaaaattcCATAAAGTCACCTCCTGGATCCGTTCAAAAATGTCAGTTACGCCggtcataaaaacacaaacatgcaaaagtatgtgaacaaataaacagcaaTGCTTATGTAACTTCCTGTAAACCTTAGCTCCTGGCTTTAAAAGGTGAATATCAAGAACAGAGACAAAACACGGAGTGGTCGGCGTTCCGGTTCCCCTCGGCGACGCATGTTAAAAGGTTTTTGGGGCTTGCTTCCTGTGTGACATGTCAAAAAGGGCTTTGATGCAAGCTGGAGGGCGATGCTACTTTTTGTAGAATGgtatcaaaaaaagaaaagaaaagaaagacatcaCAAGGAGAGGAAAGTCTCGATGTCACGCGCATGCGAGCGGCAACAACACCCTGCTAACAGCTTTAGCGGCggcctctcggggggggggggggggggtgacctgttggcaatgatattttttttattgcgtgATATAACCTAAACACGAGCGGCACAGCTGAGGAACTTATAAACACACAGTCCTAACATTCTGCTTTGCAACAAGCAATGAAGGCAGCCCGGGTGGAAAAATAAGACCGGGAAAAACACACCATTATAACTGCTGGGTGTCGCTGGGAAACGGGACTTCTAATTAAACGTTGCAGAGCGGATTTAGCACACAAACATCACAAACATGTgtccattcattttattttttaaactttccGACTTCAACAGTTTTGACATTTAGGGAACTGCTACACATGTGGTAGCAGCAACCGACACGCTAAATTAGATTTTTTATGAATgccaaatgtgtgtttgtctgacagGTCGGTTATTTGTTGCAGTTCTGTGATTAATTTGCTTAAATTAACCATATTTTACTCCCAAACGAGTAGCGTGAACAAGATTAGCTCATGAAAACCAGTCATTTAGCAGACCGACGGCTTTCAGCACGTAAATCTTTGCTTGCACGCTAAAGCTATAGCCTGAAACGGCCCGTTTCTCTACCCGACCACACATCCAACTCCAGTCCATCCATGCAAGTGACATTCCTGCACCCGGACAACAACCCCCCCGGCCCCCTCCAGCACccatcatggttctcagccAAGCGTGACAAAGTACTCAGTGACAGGAGAGGCCATAAtcgcagagagggagagacgaaGCACATGAGAGAGAATAGTGAATAGTGCTCGACCCTGCTGCCTTTTGCATTAGGTCACTTGATGCTGTAGCGGTGGACTTCATTCctaggccacacacacacacacacacacacacacacacacacacacacacacacaaatgttcttCAACCACCAGGAATATGGCATTAAGTAGACGAGGGTGAAACAACGAGTGACAGAGCACAACCATGCAGGAGACGCTGCAGTAAAGTTGGCATGTGAAACGTCCTCCTTCTGgacacatttacaaaaaaaataacaaatcccCCCCGCTTGCATTTGAAAAGACAGAATTTAATGAAATGCAGAGTGCTTTGTGACGCTTTCTCTTCGTAGCGTGGGTTCAGAAAATAGCTGGTTTTCATGATTCTCCAGCGGTTTCATACGACACAGCCAAATACAGCGAAACGAGCTGAAGAGCGAATTCTTACTCCGCTCTGATGCAAATGAGCTGCAGCGAATACTTAAACAGTTGCTTCTCCTCCAATGCACGGGATTCCATATTGGTGAATGTAGAGCGCAcgcggagaccccccccccccagcgagaTGTTGATGAGAGGAATAGATCAGCAAAACTAGTATTGGACTCTTCTCCTCCCCACCGGAGACGGTCGGGGAAGGCTGCGCTTTCAGGGGCCGATGATTGCCAAGATGTTAAAGCTAATACGGAAAAAGAactcaggaaaaaaagaaaaaaactgaataaagaatttgttttatttttttaaacatgcaaaGATATTTCACATTCTTGCCAGGGTAGTCGAGACGGGCCTTGTGGAAATTTGGAGAAGCTCGATAGGTCTTGTGGTTACAAACTGACAACACGGATTTGGGAAGGAACTTTATGAAAGTTTGTTATCTTGCAAAGGAGCACAGACAAAAAAGGTAGCTCAAGTACTGCAGAGGAGAAAATACAACTTTATACTGGACGTGTTACAACATTTAATCACAGACGGGCTGCATTAATAACATCGAAAGTGCATAGATATAAATACAGCATGGTTATATTATTACAGTGCTAAGATCTGACCGCTAAATCAGATCGTGCTAAAACTTTGCACG is a window encoding:
- the bloc1s4 gene encoding biogenesis of lysosome-related organelles complex 1 subunit 4, with the translated sequence MDYHRGDRVGLLSPLEESSAEISRDSGVVSQSTSSVSVVSELLSSGSVSQSASFGAAASGLPQSPGRNEAAQPGTSERHNAEQDDEVLRRAAVAYSSYIRATAGEEILCLEKSLEEMLTRVDEFVGMLDMIRNDTSQIVNENLPQIQQKSDEMRQIYRRIDKLEAFVKMVGANVSAMEEQVAQAEGELGTLPSAFKKILRTMSVPGFLNKPTSPRRPAPPQRREIPSVFRADDFFTSQPEQ
- the pard6gb gene encoding par-6 family cell polarity regulator gamma b, translating into MNRSFNKSQPLRAADGSAVEVKSKYGAEFRRFSVDRAKPGKFEEFYKLILHVHRIANMEVMIGYADIHGDLLPINNDDNFCRAVSTAHPVLRLFIQRQEEVDYANFGTSTLTRKKKAVVALRNNDVNRKRPHIRIGMPQDFRPVSSIIDVDILPESHRRVRLYRHGSDKPLGFYIRDGTSVRVTPHGLEKVPGIFISRLVPGGLAESTGLLAVNDEVLEVNGIEVSGKSLDQVTDMMIANSHNLIVTVKPVNQRNNVVRGSRISGSSGQSSDSSGSAGYPSLSVASVGAMPSGAHGYQDDLESDEETDIVIENSLKRPSQRSNASLASSVSRTHQQAAAAPPSPPTRPLSVVSTASFHSHPSLNGGSHHHQHSNLSYQLHRDLNLHHNPQQPQQRPPHMQPAHHSSNPALRHSNGSLHRILSSMKTDPRHSLALPRGGVEEDGTVITL